The DNA segment CGCAGTGTTGTATCGCTTGAAAATTTAGTCAGTTTTATTACTTTATGTATTGAGCACCCGCTAGCTGCAGGCCAACTTTTCCTTGTGTCAGATGGTGAAGATATCTCGAGCATGGAAATCGTGGCGGCCCTTGCACGTGGTATGAATAGAAAAATGCTTATCCTCCCTGTACCTGATTTTTTGCTCAAGTTTGGTGCGGAACTGTTTAAAAAGAAGTCCCTATATATACAACTTTGTTGTTCTTTGCAAATAGACTCATCTAAAGCCAGAAATATCCTCGGTTGGCGGCCTAGGAAAAATACTGTTGAAGCGCTAGAAGAAATCGGCCGATTATATGTGAAGTATGTCGCATAAAATTTAGTGAGGTGTTCATGACTGATGAAATTCGAAGTTACTTACTTTCCGCCAAAATGAGCGCTTTTTTATTGTTCCTCCACTCACGCCTTGGAATGTTTTACTAAATGATTATTTGGTTATTGTTGCCTATTGTGGTGGGCATTTCGTTCTTCGCAACTGGTGTGTTGCGTCAGTATGCTTTAGCTCAAGATCTTATAGACATCCCTAACATGCGCAGCTCGCATTCGGTCCCAACACCCCGCGGTGGTGGGGTAGCCATCGTGCTGTCCTTTCTGACGGCTTTACCGGTTTTGGCCTTAACTAATATGCTGCCATGGGTGGTGATGTGGGCGCTGTTGGGGTCGGGGGCTGGAGTAGCTGTGATTGGTTTTCTGGATGACCACGGCCATATACCGGCACCTTGGCGGTTATTGGGGCACTTTACAGCAGCCATTTGGGCTTTGTTCTGGCTGGGTGGGCTGCCGCCACTGAATCTGTTAGGAATGGCACTAGACCTGGGTTGGCTTGGTCATGTGCTAGCAGCGTTCTATCTGGTGTGGCTGCTGAATCTCTATAATTTCATGGATGGCATTGATGGCATCGCCAGTATCGAAGCTATTTGTGTGTGCTTGGGTGGGGCTCTGCTATATGCGATACCGGACTTCTCGGGCTCCTCACAAACCACGGCTTACATCGTGTTGGTACTATTAGCGGCTGCGGTAACAGGGTTTCTGTTTTGGAACTTTCCGCCTGCACGAGTATTTATGGGAGATGCGGGCAGCGGTTTTCTTGGCATTACTCTAGGAATTCTGTCCCTGCAAGCCACTTGGGTGGCACCGCAATTGATGTGGAGTTGGTTGATTCTGCTCGGGGTGTTTATGGTCGATGCTACCTGGACGATGATGCGTCGCTTAATCCATGGTAGCAAGGTCTATGAGGCGCACCGTAGCCATGCCTATCAGTTCGCCTCGCGTCAGTTTGGCAAGCACTTACCGGTGACTTTGGTAGTATTGGGGATCAATATGCTTTGGCTGCTGCCACTTGCATTATCGGTCGGATTGGGAAAGCTCGATGGTTTACTTGGTTTACTGGTTGCTTATCTCCCGCTGGTAGTCCTTGCGGTAAAGTTCAATGCGGGGGGGCGGGAATAGGTAGTAAAGCTCTCAGGGTCTAATATTTTAATGATCCTAGCCTGGGATGGCCTCTTGAAGCAAACTCCCATAATTCCAATGTACTGTCAGGCCCCTAATTGTAATATGAGCTCAAAGAAAAAATAGTGTTAATGCTCGGTGCGGAAGAATGTTACATGATCGAGAATAGAATATTGTCCGACGAGTAGTCTTGGGTTTGTTTTGTGGTTTACCGCTGGCCGGAGCTGGTGAGAATTTTCAGTTACTCTGTAATGACGATTAGCGCCCTCTTGGTTGATGTCTTTCAGATGGTACATGCGGCAATTGTCGTGATAAGTAACAATACCGTTTGCGAGTACTGGCAAGCATTGCTGCGAGATTTGGACTTGTCGTTGACTGCCTAGAAATATCTGGACTCATCAAGAGTGCCAGCTTGGAATTAAAAAGCGAAGAGCACAGAAATGGCGTTGGTCATGGATGGAGTACAGGCATTAATTGTATACTGTGCTATCGTCAGTGACCATGGCGCATATTTGCGAGAGTTGCTCATGTGACGTGCAATCGGGTGTATAAGCTTGGTGGTAGGTGGATGATAGCTCTGTTTATTGTGTAGCGGGATGCTTATATCAGGTACCAAGCTGATTGGGTCAATGGGCGTTTTGAGTTGCGGCGGGGAAGAAATTATGGACAAGTTGCGTAATTGGTTGTTGGGGTTATCGCGTCGCAATAAGCGTATCTTGCAAGTAGCGACCGATATGCTGTTGGTGTGGCTGGCATTGTGGCTGGCGTTTGCTATTCGTTTGGGGTTCGACAAGCCAATTAACCCTCTTGGCGCGTATGCCTGGTTGTTTATTAGTGCGCCGGTAATTACGATACCTATTTTCTTCAAGTTTGGCATGTACCGGGCTGTGATGCGGTATTTCGGTAAGGATGCACTGATTAGCATCTTCAAAGCGGTCACACTCTCGGCTCTGGTGTTAGCTTTGGTGGTCTACTGGTACCGCGATCCTCCGGCCACAATACCGCGCTCAGTTGTGTTCATCTATTGTTGGTTGAGCTTGGTGATGATCGGCGGCTTGCGCTTGGTCTTGCGGCAATACTTTATGGGGGATTGGTATGTGGCGAGTCAACAGGTACCTTTTATCAACCGAGTAGATCATTTACCGAAAGTGGCTATTTACGGCGCTGGAGCGGCAGGTAACCAACTGGTGGCGGCGTTGCGTATAGACCGGGTTATGCTACCGGTGGCTTTTATCGATGATGATGTTGGCATTGCCAACCGAGTGATTGCAGGCTTGCGGGTCTTCAAGTCCAAGCATATCCAGCGAATGATTGATCAGACTGGAACCCAAGAGGTGCTCCTGGCAATTCCGTCGGCCTCCCGTGCACGCCGACGCGAGATACTGGAATTGCTGGAGCGCTTTCCCCTGCATGTACGAAGTGTGCCGGGTTTTATGGACCTGGCGAGTGGTCGAGTCAAAGTTGAAGATATTCAGGAAGTGGATGTAGCCGACCTGCTGGGTCGCGATGCGGTGCCTCCACAGAAGATTCTTTTCGAGCGCTGTATCCGCTGTCATGTGGTAATGGTGACAGGCGCCGGTGGTTCGATTGGTTCGGAACTGTGTCGTCAAATTGTAGCTACTGGTCCAACTACGCTGCTACTGTTTGAGCACAGCGAGTTTAATCTTTACAGTATTCATGCCGAGTTGGAGCAGCGGATCCGACGTGAGTCGCTACCTGTGCGATTAATGCCGATCCTCGGTTCAATCAGAAATCCAAGGCTCTTGCTGGATATAATGCGCTCCTGGGAGGTTAGCACAGTTTATCATGCGGCAGCGTATAAACATGTACCAATGGTCGAGCAAAATATTGCCGAGGGTGTGATGAACAATGTGTTTGGCTCGCTGTATACCGCCCAAGCTGCGGTGAAGGCTGGAGTCGAACATTTTGTTTTGATCTCGACCGACAAGGCAGTGCGCCCGACCAATGTGATGGGTAGTACCAAACGTCTTGCTGAGATGGCGCTGCAGGCTCTAAGCCGGCAGTCGGCACCTACATTGTTCAACGATGGCGAAACGATCAACCAGGTTAACAATACACGTTTCACGATGGTGCGATTTGGCAATGTACTGGGTTCATCGGGTTCGGTGATCCCACGCTTTCACGATCAGATCAAACGCGGTGGCCCGGTGACGGTGACACACCCAAATATTACCCGATATTTTATGACGATCCCTGAGGCTGCACAGCTGGTTATCCAGGCTGGTGCCATGGGGGAGGGCGGCGATGTGTTTGTGTTGGATATGGGCAAGCCGGTGAAAATTGCCGAGTTGGCAGAGAAGATGATTCACCTCAGTGGCTGCAGCGTGCGCTCTGAGAGGGATCCGCATGGTGACATTGCAATTGAGTTCACAGGCTTACGACCCGGTGAGAAACTCTATGAAGAGTTATTGATTGGTGACAACGTCAGCCCAACCGATCATCCGATGATTAGATGTGCTACAGAAGACCACTTGTCTTGGGAAACTTTCAAGATTGTTTTGGCTCAACTGCTACATGCGTTAGAGCGTGATGATTATGAATGCGTGCGTCAGCTGCTGCGGGAAACCGTGAGTGGTTACACCCCGGAAGGGGAAATTATAGACTGGATTCACCAGAGGCGATGTAGAGAGCCTGAGTTGGCCTAATCACAGCGGGGTCACTATAAAGTTCGTTGCGTCTTAGCATGGATTTTGCTGGGATGCAGTCGGTCGCGTGACAATGTCAATGCATTTGACTATGCGTAATGTCACCGCTTGGCGCGGTCCGCTCCAGCTGGATTTATTGCATGCTCGCACCAGTGTGTGGATTCAGTCTCTACCAGCCTGGCGCTGTGCGGCAACGATAATGCTTGCCACTTTAACCTGATATCAGGTTAGCGCACATTGAGTAAATGGCGTGCGATAATCAGGCGCTGGATTTCGCTGGTGCCTTCGTAGATCGTTGTGATACGCACATCGCGACTCATGCGTTCCAGGGGGTATTCACGGGTGTAACCCACGCCCCCGTGAATCTGCAGTGCCAGATAGCAGGCTTCGTTGGCTTTTTCACTGGCAAACAGCTTGCCCATGGAAGCCGCTGGACCAAAGGGCATCTCCGCATCTTTCTGCCAGGCCGCCTGTAGCAGCAGCAGGCGTGCACCTTCCAGTTCGGTATATTTGTCCGCCAGTTGCCATTGCAGCCCCTGGAATTGTGCCAATTTCCTGCCAAATTGCTCCCGCTCATGCATGTAAGCACGGGCACAGTCCAGGGCTTCCAGGCCGATACCGAGCGCCAGGGCACCAATACCAATACGCCCCCCGGCAAGTTCCCCTGCAGCGATGCGGAAACCGCGATGCTCTTCACCCAATAGGTTGTCGGCGGGAATACGGCAATGATCGAAAGAGACCTCGTTGGTGACAGAGGCCTTCTGTCCCATCTTCTCTTCGGCCTTGCCGATAATCAGACCCGGGGTGCCTGCCTCCACCAGAAAGCAGGAAATCCCCTTGCCCTTTGCCGCGCTGGGGTCAGTTACCGCCCAGACAACAAAGACACCCGCAAACTCAGCACTACTGATAAACAGTTTGCTGCCGTTTAATACATATTCATCGCCTTCCTTCACGGCCCGGGTGCGCATGGCCGCGGCATCTGAGCCGGAACCCGGTTCTGTCAGACAAAAGGAACCCGCCGGGTATTCGCCGCTACAAAGCTTCGGGAGGTACTTTTGTCGTTGCGCTTCATTTCCAACTGCCTGGATAACTTCGGCCACCATATTGGTGACAGAGGTGGTGGTTGCCGTAGAGGCACAGCCGCGCGCCAGTTCGGTAATGGCCAGGCAGAAAGCGATAGTTCCTGCGCCAGTGCCGCCATACTCCGGATCTACATTGATGCCCATAAAGCCCAGTTCGGCCAGCTGTTTGAGTTTTTTCAACAGCAACTGGCGGTTACCGGTTCTGTCAAGTTCAGCGGCGATCGGTTTCAGTTCGCTTTCGGCAAACTGTTTCGCTGCTTCCTGAATCATCTGCTGTTCTTCACTCAGTGAAAAATCCATACCGTACCTGCTTTATGGTTATCGCGGTCAGCTCGGCCATATGGGGCGCGCCCAACCTGTGCCAAGGATAATGAAACTCCGGCCAATAATGATTGCCAATTTGTCTTATTCAGGAAAGAAATTCGCAATCGATGGTAAGGGTAGTGCAACAGAGGCGTCAATCGGCACCGGCACAGATCCTGATTGCGCAGTGCATAGGGTTTCCGGTGGTGGCGCTCTCATTGGTTAGGCTAACTTGTTGGCCGGATTCAGTTTTCAATGGCCCGGTATCCGGCACCACCAGGTCCATATGGGTCAGCAGTGCACTTACACGGAACGCCGGCCAGATTTGGTCTTGGGCTCGGGGTCCGGTACGGCTACGGCAGTATCCGTCTTGACTTCTTCCATCACCACATAAGTGTGGGTTTCGCGTACACCTGGCAGTGAGGCAAGCTTTTCGCCAAGAAAGCGGCGATACCCGAGCATGTCCTTAATACGAATTTTCACAAGATAGTCAAAACCACCTGCAACCATATGGCACTCCTGCACTTCCTCCAGACCGGCTACGTGCTGGTTAAAGGCTTCCAAGGCTTCGGAGGCGGTGTTATTCAGTGTGACCTGAATATAGACAACCAGGCCGGCATGGACCTTAAGGGGGTCCAGCAATGCGACATAGTCCCGGATAAAGCCTTCCCGCTCCAGGCGCTTGACTCGCTCCAGGCAGGGGGTGGGGCTGAGATTCACCCTGCGTGCCAGTTCTACATTCGGTAGGCGTCCATGGCGTTGCAGAATGCGCAGTATTTGGCGATCAATACGATCGAGATCTTCCAACTGTCGAGACATTGCAAAATACCCTGCTGGTAATCACGCAATTAGGCGTTATATTTAACCACAACCTGCGCCAAAATGGCGATTAATTCTAAACATTTTCCCACATAATCCGGTCTTTTATGCTGACCGTGGATATAGGCTTGGGAGGTGATATGTCGACAAGCTTCGCCGGAGATCTACACACTGCCCGGAAACGGATACACCAGTATTTGCATGCCGACGAAAACCACTGCGTAAGTGAACTCCTGGCCGGGCCCCGCCCAAATGACGCCCTGCGCAAGAGAATCCTGAGCAACTCCCGCGAGCTGGTGCGCCACTCGCGCAAACAGCGTAGCAAACGCGGTACTCTGGACGCGTTCCTGCAGCAGTTCGGCCTTTCTAACAAGGAAGGCGTGGCCTTGATGTGTCTGGCGGAGTCTTTACTTCGGGTTCCCGATGCGGATACTGCCGACAAACTGATTGCAGAGAAAGTGCATTCCGGCAACTGGGCCAGCCATCGTGGCCAATCTGACTCCCTGTTTGTGAACGCCTCCACCTGGGGTTTAATGCTCACCGGCAGTGTTGTTGAGCTGGATGCGGATATCACCGAGCAACCATCGCACTGGATGAAACGCCTGATCAGCCGCATCGGTGAGCCGATGGTGCGAACTTCCATGATGCAGGCCATGAGGATCATGGGGGGCCAGTATGTTCTGGGGCGCACCATCGAAGAGGCACTGAAGCGTGGGCCCAGGGAAAACCTGCCGGGCACCCGCTTCTCATTTGACATGCTCGGCGAAGGAGCGCGCACCATGGCCGACGCCCAGCGCTATTTCGATGCCTATAGGATGGCGATTGAAGCGATTGGCAAAAGCAACACCAAGTGCGATGTGGTAGAAACCAATGGAATTTCCATCAAATTGTCCGCCCTGCATCCCCGATACACCGCCCTCCAGCGTGAACGTGTCATGGGCGAACTGCTGCCCCAGGTGAAGCGCCTGTGTGTGGCCGCAGCCAAATACGGGATGGGCCTGAATATCGATGCGGAAGAGGCCGAGCGCCTTGAGATTTCTCTGGATATTTTTGAGGCACTGGCGCGAGACCCGGAACTGAAAGACTGGCAGGGGCTGGGCTTTGTTTTGCAGGCCTACCAGAAACGCGCACCATACGTGGCTGACTGGCTGATTGCACTGGGCCGCGATACTGGCCGCAAACTGATGGTGCGACTGGTAAAAGGTGCCTACTGGGACAGCGAGATCAAGCATGCACAGCAACTGGGTCTCACTGATTACCCGGTGTATACCCGCAAGTGCCATACCGACCTGTCTTATCAGGTATGCGCGAAGAAATTGCTGGACGCCGGCAGCGCCATCTACCCCCAGTTCGCCACCCATAATGCCTATACTGTGGGCCTGGTTCTGGCGCTGGCCGGTGACCGTACCGATTTTGAATTCCAGCGTCTGCACGGCATGGGCCATCTACTGTATGCGCAGATTGAAGTGGTCCACGGCCAAGGTGTGCCGGTGCGGGTTTATGCACCCGTGGGTGCACACCGCGACCTGTTGCCTTATCTGGTGCGCCGCCTCCTCGAAAATGGGGCCAACAGTTCATTTGTAAACCGTTTTATGGATGAGGAAACCCCGGTTGAGGCGCTGGTGCAGGATACCCTCGAGCTGAGTGAGGCCTGCACCCCCTATCGCCACCCGCAAATTCCGGTACCCGAAGATATTTATATGGGCGCAGAAGCCCTGCCAAGAAAAAACGCACACGGCATTGAATTGACCGACTCCCTTGCAGTTGCGCCTTTGATGGAAGCACTGGAAAACCAGCGCGGCAAACACTTCCTCGGCGGCCCTATCATAGATGGTGTTATGGGCAATGCGGAAGAACCGGTTTATAACCCCGCTACCGGCGAAGTGATTGGCCACACGGCCAATACCGACAAACACCTGATCGAGCAAGCCTACACTTCCGCGACTGAAGCGCAGATCGGCTGGGATCGCCTGGGCGGCAGCCAGCGTGCGGATATTCTGGACAGAGTCGCTGACTTCTATGAAAAGAAAGCCAGTGAACTTGCCACCATTATCTGCCTGGAAGCGGGGCGCACCCTCAATGACGGCATCAGTGAAGTGCGTGAAGCGGTGGATTTCTGTCGCTACTACGCCAATGCCGCCCGCCAGTATTTCAGTGATCCCACCGAGCTGCCCGGCCCAACCGGTGAGCAGAACCAGCTGTACCTGGGTGGTTGCGGTGTATTTGTAGCGATCAGTCCCTGGAACTTTCCTCTGGCTATCTTTACCGGTCAGGTGGTTGCCGCTCTGGCAGCGGGCAATGCGGTACTGGCTAAGCCCGCTGAGCAGACGCCGATTATCGCTGCCCACGCTGTGCGCATGATGCTCGATGCCGGTGTGCCGGCGAAAGTGCTGCACCTCATTACCGGCAGCGGCGCTGCCGTGGGTAAACTGCTGATCGAAGATCCGCGTCTGGGCGGTGTGGCCTTTACCGGCTCCACCGAAACCGCACGGCTGATTAACCAGCAGCTGGCCGCCAAGGAGGGCCCGATTGTACCGCTGATCGCAGAAACCGGAGGTCAGAATGTCATGATTGTGGACTCCACTGCCCTGCCGGAGCAGGTTGTAGACGACGTGATACAGTCCGCCTTTCTCAGTGCTGGCCAACGCTGCTCCGCTCTGCGTATTCTCTGTGTACAGGATGTCATCGCCGACAATCTGCTGACTATGCTCAAGGGTGCTTGTGAAGAGTTAACCCTGGGTGATCCCGGTAAACTGGAAACCGATATTGGCCCGGTTATCGACGCAAAAGCACAGGGCATGCTGGAGGCGCACCGTGAACGCATGAGCAGGGAAGCCAAGCCACTATTTACTTTTGACGAAGATAAAGTACCTGATAAAGGCACGTTCTTTGGTCCGCAAGTTGTGGAAATCGAGGATTTCTCCATACTTAAGCGCGAGGTGTTCGGCCCTTTCCTGCATGTGATACGTTTTAAGGCGGAGGAACTGGATGAGGTCATCCGCCGTATCAACGCCACCGGCTACGGCCTTACCTTTGGTCTGCATTCGCGCATAGAAGGGCGTGCCCAAGCGGTATTCAAACGTGTGAATGCGGGCAACTGCTATGTGAACCGGGATATGGTGGGTGCAGTCGTGGGGGTAAACCCCTTTGGAGGCCGGGGCCTCTCCGGCACAGGCCCCAAGGCCGGTGGACCACGCTACCTGTTTCGCTTTGGCAGTGAAAAAACCAAGACCATCAATACAGTTGCCACTGGTGGCAATACCCAGTTGTTTACGCTGGGGCAGTGAGCCCAAAAGGGCATGGGCCCCTGTATGTAGCCATTGGTGGCAAGGCCTCATTCACAGTGTCAACCCAGCCAGACGGCCGGGCTGGCAGCTGGTATCCCTGCCAGCTTGTATAAAGCCGGGCTGTGCCGGGTGGCTTTGGGCTTTGATTTCCCGGTTCAAACCTGCCTTCCCGCTACTCTCAATCCATTCTGAACCCCCCTTGGTTTGTCGGAGGCAATTTGATTTGAGTCATGCCGCTTGGGCAGACTCGGTTTGTTGATAATACAGGTTTTCGTATTCGACTGAAGGCATATCGCCAATTGGCCCAAGAATGCGGTGATGGTTAAACCAGTTGACCCAGGTCAAGATTGTATGTTCAACCTCATCCAGCCCTTTCCAGGGACCTGCCCTGTGGATGACCTCCGCCTTGAATAAACCGTTGATGGTTTCTGCCAGTGCGTTGTCGTAGGAGTCGCCGACACTGCCGACTGACGCCTGAAAACCCGCCTCACTAAGCCGCTCGGTATATCGAATCGACAGGTACTGACTACCTCGATCACTGTGATGGGTAACGCCACGGGGCTTACCTCGTGCCCACAGTGCCTGCTCCAGAGCATCAAGCACGATGTCGGTTTGAAGGCTCTTTAACACACGCCAGCCACCAATATAGCGGGAGAATACGTCGACAACGAATGCGACATCAACAAAACCAGACCAAGTTGCAACATAGGTTATGTCGGCCACCCAAAGCTGGTTGGGGTGTTCTGCCGTAAACTAATGCTTGCAGCGGTAAAAGGTCGACGGTGCAATCGGCAGAATCTCACAGATTGACTCGACACCGTGCGCCTCACGCTCCTGGTCAATGAATGCCACCATTACTTCGGTTTGCGGTCGAGCTGCGCCTGGGCGAAAAAAGCGGCAGCCTTGTGCAAGATCTCGTTAGCGCGCTTCAGCTCGCGGACTTCGCGCTCAAGCTCTTTGAGGCGGGCTGCGTCGCTGCTGGTGGTGCCGGGTTTAGTACCATTGTCGACTTCCATCTTGTTGACCCATGATCGTAGGGTCTCGGGTGTGCAGCCGATCTTGGAAGCGATAGATGTGATCGCTGCCCAGCGTGATTGGTGCTCGTGCTCGCCGGTCAACACCATGCGAACTGCACGTTCCCGTACTTCGGGAGAGTATCCAGGTCGTTTGCTCATTGGCTAATTCTCTCAAGAAAGTTAGCCTCCGATGCCTGCATTGCGGGGTAAATCATATACAGAGTCTTTGGTTGCGGGATCTCAGCGGCTCGTGCAATTGTTTCGCCATTCCCAACAGTAGGGATTCGGTGGTTTTCCAGTCGATGCACTTATCGGTTACAGAAACCCCGTATTGCATCTGGTCCAGGTTCGGCAGAAGTTTCTGGTTACCGGCTTTCAGGTTACTCTCTACCATGATGCCGATAATCGACTGGTTGCCGTCGAGAATCTGGTGGGTCACATTGTTCACTACCAATGGCTGCAATTCATGGTTTTTGTT comes from the Microbulbifer sp. MI-G genome and includes:
- a CDS encoding MraY family glycosyltransferase — protein: MIIWLLLPIVVGISFFATGVLRQYALAQDLIDIPNMRSSHSVPTPRGGGVAIVLSFLTALPVLALTNMLPWVVMWALLGSGAGVAVIGFLDDHGHIPAPWRLLGHFTAAIWALFWLGGLPPLNLLGMALDLGWLGHVLAAFYLVWLLNLYNFMDGIDGIASIEAICVCLGGALLYAIPDFSGSSQTTAYIVLVLLAAAVTGFLFWNFPPARVFMGDAGSGFLGITLGILSLQATWVAPQLMWSWLILLGVFMVDATWTMMRRLIHGSKVYEAHRSHAYQFASRQFGKHLPVTLVVLGINMLWLLPLALSVGLGKLDGLLGLLVAYLPLVVLAVKFNAGGRE
- a CDS encoding polysaccharide biosynthesis protein, coding for MDKLRNWLLGLSRRNKRILQVATDMLLVWLALWLAFAIRLGFDKPINPLGAYAWLFISAPVITIPIFFKFGMYRAVMRYFGKDALISIFKAVTLSALVLALVVYWYRDPPATIPRSVVFIYCWLSLVMIGGLRLVLRQYFMGDWYVASQQVPFINRVDHLPKVAIYGAGAAGNQLVAALRIDRVMLPVAFIDDDVGIANRVIAGLRVFKSKHIQRMIDQTGTQEVLLAIPSASRARRREILELLERFPLHVRSVPGFMDLASGRVKVEDIQEVDVADLLGRDAVPPQKILFERCIRCHVVMVTGAGGSIGSELCRQIVATGPTTLLLFEHSEFNLYSIHAELEQRIRRESLPVRLMPILGSIRNPRLLLDIMRSWEVSTVYHAAAYKHVPMVEQNIAEGVMNNVFGSLYTAQAAVKAGVEHFVLISTDKAVRPTNVMGSTKRLAEMALQALSRQSAPTLFNDGETINQVNNTRFTMVRFGNVLGSSGSVIPRFHDQIKRGGPVTVTHPNITRYFMTIPEAAQLVIQAGAMGEGGDVFVLDMGKPVKIAELAEKMIHLSGCSVRSERDPHGDIAIEFTGLRPGEKLYEELLIGDNVSPTDHPMIRCATEDHLSWETFKIVLAQLLHALERDDYECVRQLLRETVSGYTPEGEIIDWIHQRRCREPELA
- a CDS encoding acyl-CoA dehydrogenase family protein, with translation MDFSLSEEQQMIQEAAKQFAESELKPIAAELDRTGNRQLLLKKLKQLAELGFMGINVDPEYGGTGAGTIAFCLAITELARGCASTATTTSVTNMVAEVIQAVGNEAQRQKYLPKLCSGEYPAGSFCLTEPGSGSDAAAMRTRAVKEGDEYVLNGSKLFISSAEFAGVFVVWAVTDPSAAKGKGISCFLVEAGTPGLIIGKAEEKMGQKASVTNEVSFDHCRIPADNLLGEEHRGFRIAAGELAGGRIGIGALALGIGLEALDCARAYMHEREQFGRKLAQFQGLQWQLADKYTELEGARLLLLQAAWQKDAEMPFGPAASMGKLFASEKANEACYLALQIHGGVGYTREYPLERMSRDVRITTIYEGTSEIQRLIIARHLLNVR
- a CDS encoding Lrp/AsnC ligand binding domain-containing protein, with protein sequence MSRQLEDLDRIDRQILRILQRHGRLPNVELARRVNLSPTPCLERVKRLEREGFIRDYVALLDPLKVHAGLVVYIQVTLNNTASEALEAFNQHVAGLEEVQECHMVAGGFDYLVKIRIKDMLGYRRFLGEKLASLPGVRETHTYVVMEEVKTDTAVAVPDPEPKTKSGRRSV
- the putA gene encoding bifunctional proline dehydrogenase/L-glutamate gamma-semialdehyde dehydrogenase PutA; the encoded protein is MSTSFAGDLHTARKRIHQYLHADENHCVSELLAGPRPNDALRKRILSNSRELVRHSRKQRSKRGTLDAFLQQFGLSNKEGVALMCLAESLLRVPDADTADKLIAEKVHSGNWASHRGQSDSLFVNASTWGLMLTGSVVELDADITEQPSHWMKRLISRIGEPMVRTSMMQAMRIMGGQYVLGRTIEEALKRGPRENLPGTRFSFDMLGEGARTMADAQRYFDAYRMAIEAIGKSNTKCDVVETNGISIKLSALHPRYTALQRERVMGELLPQVKRLCVAAAKYGMGLNIDAEEAERLEISLDIFEALARDPELKDWQGLGFVLQAYQKRAPYVADWLIALGRDTGRKLMVRLVKGAYWDSEIKHAQQLGLTDYPVYTRKCHTDLSYQVCAKKLLDAGSAIYPQFATHNAYTVGLVLALAGDRTDFEFQRLHGMGHLLYAQIEVVHGQGVPVRVYAPVGAHRDLLPYLVRRLLENGANSSFVNRFMDEETPVEALVQDTLELSEACTPYRHPQIPVPEDIYMGAEALPRKNAHGIELTDSLAVAPLMEALENQRGKHFLGGPIIDGVMGNAEEPVYNPATGEVIGHTANTDKHLIEQAYTSATEAQIGWDRLGGSQRADILDRVADFYEKKASELATIICLEAGRTLNDGISEVREAVDFCRYYANAARQYFSDPTELPGPTGEQNQLYLGGCGVFVAISPWNFPLAIFTGQVVAALAAGNAVLAKPAEQTPIIAAHAVRMMLDAGVPAKVLHLITGSGAAVGKLLIEDPRLGGVAFTGSTETARLINQQLAAKEGPIVPLIAETGGQNVMIVDSTALPEQVVDDVIQSAFLSAGQRCSALRILCVQDVIADNLLTMLKGACEELTLGDPGKLETDIGPVIDAKAQGMLEAHRERMSREAKPLFTFDEDKVPDKGTFFGPQVVEIEDFSILKREVFGPFLHVIRFKAEELDEVIRRINATGYGLTFGLHSRIEGRAQAVFKRVNAGNCYVNRDMVGAVVGVNPFGGRGLSGTGPKAGGPRYLFRFGSEKTKTINTVATGGNTQLFTLGQ